The proteins below are encoded in one region of Leptotrichia sp. oral taxon 218:
- a CDS encoding phosphatase PAP2 family protein — protein sequence MIQLKLTNYIFSVDKFFFKHLSYNSDFSIFKHSESIERFFRFITKFGEGYFELLLTIVLLSFLLINKQKYNFFKKYILAIIFTLLSTQVTVNVMKVLFARARPSITVNPDKFYGIMTLIKNSSFWKGSYVSFPSGHTITIWGTIWILSFIIKSKAIKIPLFILGILVGVSRIYLVHHWSSDVVASVILSYFIAKFVHKKIFGNKDKKARPIFVPYYRKLTIGIFKRKIA from the coding sequence GTGATACAATTGAAACTAACAAATTATATTTTTTCTGTAGATAAATTCTTTTTTAAACATTTATCATACAATTCAGATTTTAGCATTTTTAAACATTCAGAAAGTATTGAAAGATTTTTTCGTTTTATTACTAAATTTGGAGAAGGATATTTTGAATTGTTACTTACAATTGTATTGCTCTCATTCCTTTTAATCAATAAACAGAAATACAATTTTTTTAAAAAATATATTTTAGCAATAATTTTTACTTTGCTTTCCACTCAAGTTACGGTAAATGTAATGAAAGTATTGTTCGCAAGAGCAAGACCGTCGATAACTGTAAATCCTGATAAATTTTATGGAATCATGACTTTGATTAAAAATAGTTCATTTTGGAAAGGAAGTTATGTATCTTTTCCATCAGGACATACAATTACTATTTGGGGAACAATTTGGATTTTATCTTTTATTATAAAAAGTAAAGCAATAAAAATACCGTTATTCATCTTAGGAATTTTAGTAGGAGTGAGCCGTATTTATTTGGTGCATCATTGGAGCAGTGATGTTGTTGCAAGTGTTATTCTTTCATATTTTATCGCGAAATTTGTACATAAGAAAATATTTGGAAATAAAGATAAAAAAGCAAGACCAATTTTTGTTCCATATTACAGAAAACTAACTATTGGAATTTTTAAAAGAAAAATTGCCTAA
- a CDS encoding amino acid ABC transporter ATP-binding protein produces MSSKQKVIEIKNIRKDFGNRTVLKDVNFNVHEGEVVSIIGSSGSGKSTLLRCINLLETPTSGQILIHGKDVLSGDVPLVELRAKVGMVFQQFNLFNNLSVLDNCVIGQMKVLKRTREEAEKVAKEFLGKVGMSRFINAKPSQISGGQKQRVAIARALSMEPEVLLFDEPTSALDPEMVGEVLKVMKDLAQSGLTMIVVTHEMDFAHDVSSRVVFMDQGIILEDDKPEIIFENPKHNRTKEFLSRMLKK; encoded by the coding sequence ATGTCAAGTAAACAAAAAGTAATAGAAATTAAAAATATAAGAAAAGATTTTGGGAATAGAACAGTTTTAAAAGATGTAAACTTTAATGTGCACGAAGGAGAAGTTGTGAGTATCATTGGTTCTTCTGGAAGTGGAAAATCTACGCTTTTAAGATGTATAAATTTACTAGAAACGCCTACTAGTGGACAAATTTTGATTCATGGGAAAGATGTGTTGAGTGGAGATGTTCCTTTAGTTGAATTGAGAGCAAAAGTTGGAATGGTTTTTCAGCAATTTAATTTATTCAATAATTTGAGTGTTCTAGATAACTGTGTCATTGGACAAATGAAAGTTTTGAAAAGAACTAGAGAAGAAGCTGAAAAAGTTGCAAAAGAATTTTTAGGAAAAGTTGGAATGTCAAGATTTATCAATGCAAAACCAAGCCAAATTTCAGGTGGTCAAAAGCAAAGGGTCGCAATTGCAAGAGCATTGTCAATGGAGCCAGAAGTACTGTTATTTGATGAACCAACATCAGCACTAGATCCTGAAATGGTTGGAGAAGTTTTAAAAGTAATGAAAGATTTAGCTCAAAGTGGACTTACAATGATTGTTGTTACGCATGAAATGGATTTTGCTCACGATGTTTCAAGCAGAGTAGTTTTCATGGATCAAGGAATAATTTTGGAAGACGATAAGCCAGAAATTATTTTTGAAAATCCAAAACATAATAGAACGAAAGAGTTTTTATCTAGAATGTTGAAAAAATAA
- a CDS encoding FAD:protein FMN transferase, with amino-acid sequence MEKEYKVQTRFLFHTNIKIKIPDSFENKVFDELFEILEDVNKNYNSYSKNSYIDKINKNNGKFVQVNEETVNLLEKVVHFSEIMNGEYDITIMPLIKLWGFYKENSDKIPENLEIKKIKKLVDYKKIIIDKKNLKVKIDKNQEIITGSFIKAYAIDKAIQKMKELKIDDAIINAGGSSIAAINGWGIIVENPEPEKKLLKNDDGKILKITKEKYEGNDEYNDLFEIEIKDLTYSTSNQVNTFLEIDGEKYGHIISPKTGFPAKNKQIGIITENAFFGDMISTRLYNQTPKNFHEIIKKLSKEIKIEGYLIDENGEIHYTDGFLEYVK; translated from the coding sequence ATGGAAAAAGAATATAAAGTACAAACTAGATTTTTATTTCACACAAATATTAAGATAAAAATTCCTGATAGCTTTGAAAATAAAGTTTTTGATGAACTATTTGAAATTTTGGAAGATGTGAATAAAAATTATAATTCGTATTCAAAAAATTCTTACATTGATAAAATTAATAAAAATAACGGAAAATTTGTGCAAGTGAATGAAGAAACTGTGAATTTATTGGAAAAAGTAGTACATTTTTCTGAAATTATGAATGGAGAATATGACATAACTATAATGCCACTTATAAAACTATGGGGATTTTATAAAGAAAATTCTGATAAAATTCCAGAAAATCTTGAAATTAAAAAAATAAAAAAATTGGTGGATTATAAAAAAATTATTATCGATAAAAAAAATTTAAAAGTAAAAATTGATAAAAATCAAGAAATTATAACAGGTTCTTTTATAAAAGCATATGCGATTGATAAAGCTATTCAAAAAATGAAAGAACTTAAAATTGACGACGCCATAATTAATGCTGGTGGAAGCAGTATTGCGGCTATTAACGGATGGGGAATTATTGTAGAAAATCCTGAACCTGAGAAAAAATTGTTAAAAAATGATGATGGAAAAATTTTGAAAATTACAAAAGAAAAGTATGAAGGAAATGACGAATATAATGATTTATTTGAGATAGAAATAAAAGACTTAACATATTCTACTTCAAATCAGGTAAATACATTTTTGGAAATTGATGGTGAAAAATATGGTCACATAATCAGTCCCAAAACAGGATTTCCTGCAAAAAACAAACAGATTGGAATCATTACTGAAAATGCTTTTTTTGGAGATATGATTTCAACTAGACTTTATAATCAAACTCCTAAAAATTTTCATGAAATAATAAAAAAACTTTCAAAAGAAATAAAAATTGAAGGATATTTGATTGATGAAAATGGGGAAATACATTATACTGACGGATTTTTAGAATATGTTAAATAA
- a CDS encoding dihydroorotate oxidase has protein sequence MTSTKTKIANFEFDNCIMNAAGVLCYDKDELTQILNSSAGTFVTKTATLEPRDGNPEPRYHVTKLGSINSMGLPNLGFDYYLNFLLELKKTHPERTFFFSLVGMSQNDTHTLLKKVQESDFDGITELNLSCPNVPGKPQIAYDLETTEKLLTDIFSYFKKPLGIKLPPYFDLVHFDQAAAVFNKFPLAFVNCVNSIGNGIVIEDESVVIKPKNGFGGIGGEYVKPTALANVHAFYQRLNPSIQIIGTGGILSGRDAFEHILCGASMVQIGTTLHKEGASAFSRITNELKEIMEEKGYKSIEEFKGKLKYL, from the coding sequence ATGACTTCTACAAAGACAAAAATTGCAAATTTTGAATTTGATAACTGCATTATGAATGCAGCAGGAGTTTTATGCTACGACAAAGACGAGCTGACACAAATATTAAATTCTTCAGCTGGAACTTTTGTCACAAAAACAGCAACGCTAGAGCCAAGAGATGGAAATCCTGAACCTAGATACCACGTCACAAAATTAGGAAGCATTAACTCGATGGGACTTCCAAATTTAGGATTTGACTATTATTTAAATTTCTTATTGGAATTAAAGAAAACCCATCCAGAACGAACATTTTTCTTTTCACTTGTGGGAATGTCGCAAAATGACACTCACACATTGTTAAAAAAAGTTCAAGAAAGTGATTTTGACGGAATAACAGAACTTAATTTATCATGTCCAAATGTTCCTGGAAAACCACAAATAGCCTACGACTTGGAAACAACTGAAAAATTGTTGACAGACATTTTTTCATATTTTAAAAAGCCACTTGGAATAAAATTGCCACCATATTTTGATTTAGTACATTTTGACCAAGCAGCGGCAGTTTTTAACAAATTTCCATTGGCGTTTGTAAATTGTGTAAACAGCATTGGAAATGGAATTGTAATTGAAGATGAGAGTGTGGTTATAAAACCAAAAAATGGATTTGGAGGAATTGGTGGAGAATATGTAAAACCAACTGCTCTTGCAAATGTTCACGCTTTCTACCAAAGATTAAACCCAAGTATTCAAATTATTGGAACTGGAGGAATTTTATCAGGAAGAGATGCATTTGAGCATATTCTATGTGGTGCAAGTATGGTTCAAATTGGAACAACTTTACACAAAGAAGGAGCAAGTGCATTTTCAAGAATTACAAATGAATTAAAAGAAATTATGGAAGAAAAAGGATACAAAAGTATCGAAGAATTTAAAGGAAAATTGAAATATTTATAA
- the rsxC gene encoding electron transport complex subunit RsxC — MSKDIMKIESMKHMTKVLEIEKLQDPKIFHIYLAQHIGQISKETVKVGDFVKRYEKIGEMQGNISSPVHSPVSGQVIDIKEMILPNKKMTRTVVIKNDFKDEEIETEKREISELENYKKEEILEIIKNSGIVGEGGAQFPTYVKYDIKNKKVKTFIINGAECEPYLTSDYSVMKNFANDLIKGIKIVKYLINPKNIVIGIEDENFELKQILKKAILEEKMKIKIKILPTSYPQGSELQLIAKITGKKIKKGELPINKGVVVSNVSTIKSTYDAFTNGIPLVERIVTISGENLSKIGNYIIKIGTPLEHIIKTLKPNENSKIIFGGPMMGQEIFENSTATIKGTSGILFLKNEGEIERNNCISCGYCVEVCPMNLMPLEFAEFYEKNEYKMMAKANIMSCIECGACEYACPSRVPLIESIKNGKETLIRMEGNK; from the coding sequence ATGAGTAAAGATATAATGAAAATTGAGTCAATGAAACATATGACAAAAGTTTTGGAAATAGAAAAATTGCAAGATCCAAAAATTTTTCATATTTATTTGGCACAGCATATCGGACAAATTTCAAAAGAAACAGTAAAAGTTGGAGATTTTGTAAAAAGATATGAAAAAATTGGGGAAATGCAAGGAAACATTTCTTCACCTGTCCACTCGCCTGTATCTGGTCAAGTTATTGACATAAAAGAAATGATTTTGCCAAATAAAAAAATGACTAGAACTGTTGTTATAAAAAATGATTTTAAAGACGAAGAAATTGAAACTGAAAAAAGAGAAATTTCAGAGTTAGAAAACTATAAAAAAGAAGAAATTCTTGAAATTATCAAAAATAGCGGAATTGTTGGAGAAGGTGGAGCACAGTTTCCCACTTATGTCAAATATGACATAAAAAATAAAAAAGTTAAAACTTTTATTATAAACGGTGCAGAATGCGAACCTTACTTGACTTCAGATTATTCCGTTATGAAAAATTTTGCAAATGACTTAATAAAAGGAATTAAAATTGTAAAATATCTAATTAATCCTAAAAATATTGTGATTGGAATTGAAGACGAAAATTTTGAATTGAAACAAATTTTGAAAAAAGCAATTTTGGAAGAAAAGATGAAAATTAAAATAAAAATACTTCCAACTTCGTATCCACAAGGAAGTGAATTACAGCTTATTGCAAAAATTACTGGAAAAAAAATAAAAAAAGGAGAACTTCCGATAAATAAAGGAGTTGTTGTAAGTAATGTAAGTACAATAAAATCAACTTATGATGCCTTTACTAATGGAATCCCGCTAGTTGAAAGAATTGTGACCATTTCTGGAGAAAATTTATCTAAAATTGGGAATTACATAATTAAAATTGGAACTCCACTTGAACATATAATTAAAACATTGAAACCAAATGAAAATTCAAAAATTATTTTTGGCGGACCTATGATGGGTCAAGAAATATTTGAGAATTCAACTGCAACTATAAAAGGAACTTCTGGAATTTTATTTTTAAAAAATGAAGGAGAAATTGAGAGAAACAACTGCATTTCATGTGGATATTGCGTGGAAGTCTGTCCAATGAATTTAATGCCTTTGGAATTTGCTGAATTTTATGAAAAAAACGAATATAAAATGATGGCAAAAGCTAATATAATGAGCTGTATCGAATGCGGTGCCTGTGAATATGCTTGTCCATCGAGAGTTCCTTTAATTGAAAGCATAAAAAATGGAAAAGAAACTTTGATAAGAATGGAGGGAAATAAATAA
- a CDS encoding ABC transporter permease subunit (The N-terminal region of this protein, as described by TIGR01726, is a three transmembrane segment that identifies a subfamily of ABC transporter permease subunits, which specificities that include histidine, arginine, glutamine, glutamate, L-cystine (sic), the opines (in Agrobacterium) octopine and nopaline, etc.): protein MLKIKMRMNKIKSRLVVFLIFMLTFVTGYSASNEIKVGMECGYAPFNWFQDTNKNGAVPTNGGYCGGYDVEIAKVIAKKLGKKLVIVKTEWDALLGPALTSGKVDLVIAGMSATPERKQSLLFTKPYYESDLVVVVKKNGKYAKAKSINDFSGARITGQLNTLHYDVIDQMKGVSKQTAMESFPAMIVALNSNKIDGYVSERPGAMAAQYSNPNLTYISFDKNTGFKYETSEVNVAIGMKLGNTELEEKVNKILDQDLTPKVRQKIMEKAIKTQPGNTSRSFFGWVAFFIQKNWHQFVKGTIVTLFISLTGTVVGFLIGMVVALSRQVEAETDHRTSKFKKAGFYILNKFFAIYIAVFRGTPMMVQSMVIYYGLSQVFGLNLSPIVAALFIVSINTGAYMSEIIRGGIDSIDKGQFEAAKAIGMTNFQTMKSIIFPQMFRNILPMIGNEFIVNIKDTSVLNVISVTELFFISKSVAGTYSRYYEVFIITSVIYFFLTFTLSLLLKQLEKKIDGPQTFEFLEEVEEGEK from the coding sequence TTGTTAAAGATAAAAATGAGAATGAACAAGATAAAAAGTAGATTAGTAGTATTCTTAATTTTTATGTTGACATTCGTAACAGGATATAGTGCAAGTAATGAAATTAAAGTAGGGATGGAGTGTGGATACGCTCCATTCAACTGGTTTCAAGATACGAATAAAAATGGTGCAGTTCCAACTAATGGTGGATACTGTGGTGGTTACGATGTTGAAATAGCTAAGGTTATAGCTAAAAAATTAGGGAAAAAATTAGTAATAGTAAAAACAGAATGGGATGCTTTATTAGGTCCAGCATTGACATCTGGGAAAGTTGATTTGGTAATAGCTGGTATGTCGGCAACACCTGAAAGAAAACAAAGTCTATTATTTACCAAACCATATTATGAATCAGATTTAGTAGTAGTTGTTAAGAAAAATGGAAAATATGCCAAAGCAAAATCAATCAATGATTTTTCAGGAGCTAGAATTACAGGACAGTTAAATACATTGCATTATGATGTAATTGATCAAATGAAAGGTGTTAGTAAACAGACTGCAATGGAAAGTTTTCCAGCGATGATAGTTGCTTTAAATTCTAATAAAATTGATGGATATGTGTCAGAAAGACCAGGAGCGATGGCAGCTCAATATTCAAATCCAAATTTAACATATATATCATTTGATAAAAATACAGGATTTAAGTATGAAACTTCAGAAGTAAATGTTGCGATTGGGATGAAGTTAGGGAATACAGAATTAGAAGAAAAAGTAAACAAAATACTTGATCAGGATTTAACGCCAAAAGTTAGACAAAAAATAATGGAAAAGGCAATAAAAACACAACCTGGAAATACTTCAAGATCATTTTTTGGATGGGTAGCATTCTTTATCCAAAAAAACTGGCATCAATTTGTTAAAGGGACAATTGTTACATTATTTATTTCATTGACAGGGACTGTAGTTGGATTCTTGATTGGAATGGTAGTAGCGTTGTCAAGACAAGTGGAAGCTGAAACTGATCACAGAACTTCTAAATTTAAAAAAGCTGGATTTTATATTTTAAATAAATTTTTTGCGATATATATTGCGGTGTTTAGAGGAACGCCAATGATGGTGCAATCAATGGTAATTTATTATGGATTGTCGCAAGTATTTGGATTAAATTTATCACCGATTGTAGCTGCGTTGTTTATTGTTTCGATAAATACTGGAGCTTATATGAGTGAAATTATAAGAGGTGGAATTGATTCGATTGATAAAGGGCAATTTGAAGCTGCAAAAGCAATTGGAATGACAAATTTCCAAACAATGAAGAGTATAATTTTCCCACAAATGTTTAGAAATATTTTACCAATGATTGGAAATGAATTTATTGTAAATATTAAAGATACATCTGTGTTGAATGTAATCAGTGTTACAGAATTATTCTTTATTTCAAAATCTGTTGCGGGAACATATTCGAGATATTACGAAGTGTTTATTATAACGAGTGTGATTTACTTCTTCTTAACATTTACATTGTCACTACTTCTAAAACAACTTGAGAAAAAAATAGATGGGCCTCAAACATTTGAATTTTTAGAAGAAGTTGAAGAAGGAGAAAAATAA
- the bioB gene encoding biotin synthase BioB, with protein MSKNNNQIELVKFISNLKNKIINEKYEISRKEAIFLSKIPNNDMETLNILFEAANQIREKFCGENFDLCTIINAKSGKCSENCKYCAQSIHFKTAVDVYGLISKETALREAERNENEGAHRFSLVTSGRGFNGNEKELNDLAEIYESIREHTDKLSLCASHGICTKEALQKLANAGISMYHHNLETSRRFYPNVCTSHTYDDRVNTIKNAKAIGLNVCSGGIFGLGETIEDRIDMAFDLKELKVNSVPINILTPIPGTPFENNKAVEPLEILKTISIYRFIMPKTHLRYAGGRIKLGNYVKTGLKCGINSALTGNFLTTTGTTIEKDKNMVTELGYKI; from the coding sequence ATGTCAAAAAATAATAATCAAATTGAACTAGTTAAATTTATATCAAATTTAAAAAATAAAATTATAAATGAAAAATATGAAATAAGTCGTAAAGAAGCAATCTTTTTATCAAAAATTCCTAATAATGATATGGAAACTTTAAATATACTTTTTGAAGCAGCGAATCAAATTAGAGAAAAATTTTGTGGAGAAAATTTTGATTTATGCACCATTATTAACGCAAAATCTGGGAAATGCTCTGAAAATTGCAAATACTGTGCACAATCAATTCATTTTAAAACAGCAGTAGATGTATACGGTCTTATTTCAAAAGAAACAGCACTTCGTGAAGCTGAAAGAAATGAAAACGAAGGTGCTCATAGATTTTCACTTGTGACAAGCGGCAGAGGATTTAATGGAAATGAAAAAGAATTAAATGACTTGGCTGAAATTTATGAATCTATACGAGAACACACTGATAAATTAAGTCTTTGCGCTTCTCATGGCATCTGTACAAAAGAAGCGTTACAAAAATTGGCTAATGCAGGTATTTCAATGTATCATCATAATTTAGAAACATCGAGAAGATTTTATCCTAATGTCTGTACATCTCACACCTATGATGATAGAGTTAATACTATAAAAAATGCAAAAGCAATTGGGTTAAATGTTTGCAGTGGAGGAATATTTGGTTTAGGAGAAACTATTGAAGATAGAATTGATATGGCATTTGATTTAAAAGAATTAAAAGTCAATTCTGTTCCGATAAATATTTTAACTCCAATCCCTGGAACTCCATTTGAGAATAATAAAGCAGTAGAGCCATTAGAAATTTTAAAGACTATATCTATTTATCGTTTTATTATGCCTAAAACTCATTTAAGATATGCTGGAGGAAGAATTAAATTAGGAAATTATGTAAAAACTGGTTTAAAATGTGGAATTAATTCTGCACTTACAGGAAATTTCTTAACAACTACAGGAACAACAATAGAAAAAGATAAGAATATGGTAACAGAATTAGGATATAAAATTTAA
- a CDS encoding HAMP domain-containing sensor histidine kinase: protein MKKIKLKKIKDKIIFANTVSLVFISFIIILGMTIFLIHKAVEAETKEMDKLVLSAIEKLNNVPTDKLKETYKNYDYADKQYISLAVEKNGNFIYLTDDENHSDFKKIKENKLETKWDRFVYKRIYTVNNTKYYAIRNFKFIEAHEILYVMLLMFVLITISIIVISKIVAENVLNPLTNIISQSKEMNEHNIDAQLTKTRDDEIGELIDVLNETFKKKEEIIKSQKTFSSDVSHELKTPLAIMKGYLDVLKWGKDDEKLLEEAIENMDIEVKNLERIINTLFLSSNLEKITIKKEVIDVKQLFEKIKKDYELLNIKREILVKSDDNANIFVDKNLISEVLRGLIDNSIKYSIGNIELIAKESEVVEIIVRNYGEGIPKEEKKKIFSRNFQGKNAKKGAGLGLSIIRDIILLNDGEIYLENRKDGVDVRMEFKKIEIE from the coding sequence ATGAAAAAAATAAAATTAAAAAAAATAAAAGATAAAATAATTTTTGCAAATACAGTGAGTCTAGTTTTTATCTCGTTTATAATTATCTTGGGAATGACTATATTTTTAATTCATAAAGCTGTTGAAGCCGAAACTAAAGAAATGGATAAACTTGTCTTATCTGCCATCGAAAAATTAAATAATGTTCCGACTGATAAATTGAAAGAGACTTACAAAAATTACGATTATGCTGATAAACAATATATTTCTCTTGCGGTTGAAAAAAATGGGAATTTTATTTATTTGACAGATGATGAAAATCATTCGGATTTTAAGAAAATTAAAGAGAATAAACTTGAAACAAAATGGGACAGATTTGTCTACAAAAGAATTTACACTGTGAATAATACAAAATATTATGCAATAAGAAATTTTAAATTTATTGAAGCACATGAAATTTTGTATGTTATGCTTTTAATGTTTGTTTTAATTACAATTTCGATTATTGTAATTTCAAAAATTGTTGCTGAAAATGTGTTAAATCCTTTGACAAACATAATTTCCCAAAGTAAGGAAATGAATGAACACAATATTGATGCACAATTGACAAAAACAAGAGATGATGAAATTGGAGAATTAATTGATGTATTAAACGAAACTTTTAAGAAAAAAGAGGAAATTATAAAAAGTCAGAAGACATTTTCTTCTGATGTGTCACATGAATTAAAAACGCCACTTGCCATAATGAAAGGTTATTTGGATGTTTTAAAATGGGGGAAAGATGATGAAAAATTATTAGAAGAAGCCATTGAAAATATGGATATTGAAGTAAAAAATCTTGAAAGAATTATAAATACACTGTTTTTAAGTTCCAATCTTGAAAAAATTACTATTAAAAAAGAAGTTATTGATGTAAAACAACTTTTTGAAAAAATAAAAAAAGATTATGAACTTTTGAATATCAAAAGGGAAATTTTAGTAAAATCTGATGACAATGCGAACATCTTTGTCGATAAAAACTTGATTTCAGAAGTTTTGCGTGGATTGATTGACAATAGCATAAAATATTCTATTGGAAATATTGAATTAATTGCGAAAGAAAGTGAAGTAGTTGAAATTATTGTAAGAAATTATGGAGAAGGAATTCCTAAAGAAGAAAAGAAAAAAATATTTAGTAGAAATTTTCAAGGTAAAAATGCTAAAAAAGGAGCAGGACTTGGACTTTCTATTATACGAGATATTATTTTATTAAATGATGGAGAAATTTACTTGGAAAATAGAAAAGATGGAGTTGATGTGAGAATGGAATTTAAAAAAATTGAAATTGAATAA
- a CDS encoding response regulator transcription factor, with product MGKILVVEDDKKISRILKLQLERKNHEITVIENGIDALNEIDKKRDFYDLMLLDLGLPLMEGNDVCKNVRKISEVPIIVVSAKNNIEEKVDLLKSGASDYVTKPFDFLELDARIDINIRKEKISEIVYKTLKLNTENYSVYLEETPVLLTKTEFELVKLLTENKEEIVSRDKIVEKIWGWEASDNLIDSTIKKIRQKLGKEKIKTVRGIGYILKI from the coding sequence ATGGGGAAGATATTAGTTGTTGAAGATGATAAAAAAATATCGAGAATTTTGAAATTACAGCTGGAGCGGAAAAATCATGAAATTACGGTAATTGAAAATGGAATTGATGCTTTGAATGAAATTGATAAAAAGAGGGATTTTTATGATTTGATGCTTTTGGATTTGGGACTGCCTTTGATGGAAGGAAATGATGTTTGCAAAAATGTTAGAAAAATATCAGAAGTTCCAATAATCGTTGTTTCTGCGAAAAATAACATTGAAGAAAAAGTTGATTTACTGAAATCTGGAGCGAGTGATTATGTTACGAAACCTTTTGATTTTCTTGAGCTTGATGCAAGAATTGACATAAATATTAGAAAAGAGAAAATTTCTGAAATTGTTTATAAAACTTTAAAGTTAAATACGGAAAATTATTCTGTTTATTTGGAAGAAACACCTGTTTTATTGACAAAAACAGAATTTGAACTGGTTAAACTTTTGACTGAGAATAAAGAGGAAATTGTTTCACGAGATAAAATCGTTGAAAAAATATGGGGCTGGGAAGCTAGTGATAATCTAATTGACAGTACGATTAAAAAAATTAGGCAAAAATTAGGAAAAGAAAAAATTAAGACTGTGAGAGGAATTGGGTATATTTTAAAAATATGA
- a CDS encoding biotin transporter BioY: MKQNFLSNSIKIKTTEKEFLKSTFLVLSGVVFLSIMSQLIIPLYFTPVPISLGSFGVILMALLYGRKLGTATVLSYVAAGSLGAPIFAGFKAGSLFSPTGGYILGYIAATVILGFLSDKGIAKSYVKTFLSLLLASAVILALGALVLILFVPIKNVFMAGVLPFIPGDMLKAIVATLLFPRLWKFIKKNKN, from the coding sequence ATGAAACAAAATTTTTTAAGTAATAGTATAAAAATTAAAACAACAGAAAAAGAATTTTTAAAGAGTACTTTTTTAGTATTGAGTGGAGTTGTATTTTTATCAATAATGTCACAACTTATAATACCGCTTTATTTTACTCCCGTACCTATTTCGCTAGGATCGTTTGGAGTAATATTAATGGCGTTATTATATGGTAGAAAATTGGGAACAGCAACTGTGCTTTCATATGTTGCAGCAGGTAGTTTGGGAGCTCCAATTTTTGCTGGATTTAAAGCAGGTTCATTGTTTTCACCAACAGGAGGATACATTTTAGGATATATTGCAGCTACAGTAATTTTAGGATTTTTATCTGATAAAGGTATTGCAAAATCTTATGTGAAGACATTTCTTTCATTGTTACTTGCCAGTGCCGTTATTTTGGCATTAGGTGCATTAGTATTGATATTATTTGTGCCTATTAAGAATGTATTTATGGCTGGTGTACTTCCTTTTATTCCTGGAGATATGTTAAAAGCAATTGTAGCAACTCTTTTATTTCCAAGATTATGGAAATTTATAAAAAAAAATAAAAATTAA